TGAAGCAATCTCTGAGGTACTTAAGCGCTGATATTAAACCCATGCTTTGAGTTATCTTATAGAGTTTTGcactgaaatttatttataagaaaCCACACTCTGAATGGCAGCTTTGCTTCTGAACTATTAAAGACTCTAATCTTTTAATAAGACAACTTCAGAGTTATTTTTTGACTGAATTCTCAGAGCTTGCTGTGTTGGCTATGGGACTGAGTTACGTAAGCGATTAGACCACAGAAAATAACTGGTAAATTTATGAGAGCAAACACTGCCGTACATTTGTCGTTTGTACATGCATGAATATACGTATGAGAGAGGGAAgcttgagtgagagagaggtgggagagagagaaaagagggaGGGCTGCATGGTGGCGATGATCTTGCCTTGTGCTCTTGCACTCGCACAAGTATGAGTGTCCGCGGTATCGCAACGGTAAAATACTCCAAACTTGGAAAGAGTCATGGGATTGTCCTTTCCGTCACACGTAATTTCCGTTTAGATGAGGCAGCAGTTTACACAGCTGGACTAGCTATTGGCTATTAAAACACCGCAACCAACCAGTCGGCTTACACGTACACCCTCGAAATTCCATCCTCCACTCGACTCGAAGGCGACATCAGTGGTTACAGTGGTTGGGAAAGCATGCAGCACACAACGTGTTGCTCCCATTCATGATATTCCCGCAGTGAATAGACCCgagaaacaaaagacagaccTAAGTGGAAGTAATGATGCTAACCACAGAATGATATCAGTTAACTAATAAACCGCTCTGATTAAAATGTTAGTTGACTCTAATAAACCAGGGCTCGGATGTTGGACACCCAGCTTTCacatatgtatgcacacacactgtTACATCATTGAGTGAGCCTCAAGTCCTTCAGAGTGCATGACTCACTCACACGAGCCTTGAAAGTGACCTTAACAGGACCAATTACGAATTGTTTAGCAGCAAAACTTTGAGCGGAAGTACACGCGATGCATTCCACTTAGAGGATTCAACTTAAACCTGCCAAACAACTTCCAGTctgaattttatatttctagtcAGGCGTATTTTTTATCTGGATACGATTTTTATCCTACACTGAGCTATTAAGATACCTTCCTTCAAATATGCTAATGAAGGCCAAAGATTCATGTAGTCATTTCAGTTTCATGTTTCGGGAGAGTCGTTACAGAGGAAGCAGGAAAGTTAAGCTGTTAGTGTCGCTagcgaggaggaggagaagtCACCAGAAGTACATGCCGAGCTATTATGTATAAAACCGACACTGATCCCCTACTCGGGAACCGACCGGGCAAAAGTGCTCAAAAAGTTTCTGATCATGTTTCTCCAGTAGCCGATTATGCCTCCGTCAATTCTGAGATTTCCCATCACCACTGCCAGTCTTGTTCGAGGACTTCACACTCGGATGTCTTGAGAGTGTCTGACCTATCGACACCACCCGGGGAACTGCGGGTGTACAAACGACGATGGTACATTCTGATAATGTATTCGCTGGTGTCGGCTACCCAGTGTGGCGTCTGTTACACGTTTGGACCCATCGCTGCCTCCACGGAGGAGGCGTTCGGGTGGACTGACGCCACCATCGCTCTGCTAAACAACTGGCCTCCTATAGTTTACCTCATTGTGGGAGTTGTGTTCTCTTGGTTGCTGGACGTAAAAGGTGAGCACCGCCATTAATAGGAaagatattattatatacagtcATTACTAAAATCTTCAATTTGTTTTAAGGTATGGGTAATTGTCTCtctcctatctctctctcagagctgtaaagaataaagttattaaaaacacatatttttctggctttacatataaatatttcaattaacaGTGAAAAGAAGATACCCAAAGCACAAATCTGTGTAAAAGTAATCCAGTGACTACTGGCTATCAggactaaccctaaccctggacTGTAGGGCAGTACACACCATCTGATCATAGAATGCTtagagataaatatatatatatataatctttgtAACAAAATCTGGAAATTTGTTCTCATGTTGAGCAGTATTTTAGGTAGCACACGCAGCCTAACCGAGGAAGAATTTCTCCTGCTCATTCAAATATTACCTACCATAAAATGCTCAAGACTTGCTTAAAAGTTGACGATAGCTTCCACTCTCTTTtcattctaaaaacaaacaaaaacaaaaaacaccaaatGGCAAAAAGGCCtatatgaaaatgaaacaagatgTACTTCATAAAGGGGTTTCGGTGGGAGCTATCAAGTGAATAGGTAGGTGCATTGAAAACGCAATTGTCCTGTAGACGCTATTGACAAGTTCCTCAGTTCACGTTGACTCCCACAGTGCAAGGAAGGTTTTGAACAGTTGTCAAAATCGGTGACcgataaaacattaaaagactTCCATACAGTAAACTGTTCATAGacaaaaaaattcctttatATGACACATAAAAGCGAAAAGGTTAACACAGGTACGTTGTCAAATCAGCCCTCCTGTCGCTTTTCCAATCCACTGAAGCCTTGAACTATAATCATAGAAATGTCACAAGGACATCTACTGAATGTGGACCGAATAAGAAAAGTAACGGTTGGCCTTCAATGTTAGAGTGGATGTTTAATGTCGATGATTGCGAGATCCATCTACTGTCTCATTTCCTATGTAGGATTACGGATCTCGTGTCTTCTGATGGGGCTTTTCGTTGCCATAGGAACGACACTGAGATGTATTACTATGGAGCCACCGGCCGTGACATGGTAATATCAACAATAACAGttaccatcatcattattgtcattgttgttgctgtacGCCATATAACTGTCGCCACTCACACATTTTCCTACTCACACATGCAGCTCACCTCGAACAGGAGCAAGAAACCAATTCTCACCTGTATCCAAAATCCATAAAATAATTGTTGCATGACAAAACCTAAAAGCCACAATCAAAGGACTAGTTCGACAaccattttcttacctttaAAGGTTAATGAATATCGGTCAGCTCCTTACCGGACTGGCTGGTCCAGTTGCCATGGCAGCTCCACCATATTTGTCAGTTACCTGGTTTCCTCCTCACGAGAGAACAACAGCCACAGCTGTTGGATGCTCCTTCGCTTCTATTGGCATTGCTGTTTCCTTCATACTCGGTTAGTACAATGTATTACTAAGTTTTTTGATAGTTTCCTAAAAATGATATTGAAACGGAAATGCCTTTTTGTTTTCCCGTAACGTGATATGAGTTGTAAAAGATGATGAGAATGCTAAAAGAGGAAATTTTGCTTGGTATTCACCATGTAGGAATAAGAACTAGCACAAGGttatattattttgtgatttcgGTACCTATCCTGAAAGACAATATTTGATTGTGTAAAAAGCAATTCTTCTTTAGTGAAGAAAATTCGCCATGAAAGCACCACCGAGTCCCACTTATAgcttaataatttatatatttatttataataatttattgtgcATCATTGTTTTCCCTCGTCAAGGACCGGAGCTTATTCCAGATGTTCCGTTTAACGCCACAAACTCTTCCATAAATCAGTTCAGGTAAAACAATAAATTGAAAAACAGTTTAGTTGGACCTAGCTAGTCATCATCCTCATGTTATGGCATTTTAttatcttatatttttattttatatttcttcaatattccaagttaattttcatttcCTTGAATCTAGCTATACCATcgaagatttattttcatgcagtttctTAGTATGCACGTGCGTGAGTATATGCGTGAGTCTATTTGTGAGCTGGTGCTTGTGTGTGAATACGCGCGAGTATGTAGGTGCATATATAACATTTTTCGTTTATGTTAACTGATTTTCAAAGTCTTAAAAATTAAGTAACTGATGTTCTGCTTGATACAATTAATAAGCGACTGGTAACCAATCTGTTCGTTCACGTCAGTGGTTTTCagttcaaagaaaataagatttttcatGACAACAGCACTTCTTGGATACCATGGACTGAGAGCTTTCCCACCACTGAGGCATCTGGTGAGATCCTGCAGACGTATCGTCCATTTCCATAAATGCCTtcatatgtaaaatatattcatcGATTACAAAATTAGACACTATTGTGTTTCGCATTTAGCTCAGTAGAAGTGAACGTCTAACAGTATGAAGAGACAAAGTTATTgtcgcgcttgtgtgtgtgttttcagggGGCCAGAGAATCTTGCAAGAGAAAAAAGCCATTCAACTGTACATGTACATAGGTAAGATCTCCACACAATTTATGCCAGATCCTCATTTTAACACGCCTTGCATCCATCTTCCACTGTGTTTTGTTCAGAAATGCCTACTACTTTCGTTTCATTACTACTACAAAACCCATCTTTGCGGGCCACGCCTTCAATAAAACCTGAGAGCAGCCTAGTGTATTGTGAATATATGAAACATGTGTAAAAACGAAAACAAGGCTAGGTGACAGGTCTTTGATGAAACTGAAACACCCAGTGAAGCGattctagttttatttctttgcgtGTTTGTCATCTGTACTTTGTGTTGCCCTTGCCTGTCAGCTGAGGACACAATGTGACTTCCCTGAAGTCTGActgggtgtgtgcgtgcagtTGCTGGTTGGTCCATAGGTCTGTTTCTCATCATGTTGATCTACTTCCCCAACAAACCTCCCCACCCGCCGAGTGCATCCGCCAGCATCCAGCGCACTAGGTTTCTGGCGGGACTCAAGCACCTGTCGAGGTAATCAAGCCTGAGCTCTCTCGCCCCTCCCCATCCGCCCACTACtactctcttttgtttttcgtgtatgagtgagtgtatgttgtagaagtgagcgtgtctgtgaTATGTGAagatgggtgcatggttgttatGATTTAGTCTGTGTATGattttatgtaaagcgctctgagcaaatcttttGAAAATCGCTATataaagcatcatcatcagcagcatcagcatcatcaaaggttaaaaaaaaaacagcgacCAATGTAGTTTggttatattattttttaaagccgTTGATCCTATATGTTGCAGACGGGGTCAGTTCTGGCTGGTGTGCTCTGTGAACTGTATTGCTATGGGTGTGCTCGGAGCGTGGAATGGCGTGCTGGACGTTGTTCTGAAACCTCACGGTATCGGGGAGGTCAGCACCCTTTTCCGCTAACAAACCCTTCTATTGCagtatataaattaaatttaaattaaatttaaacttcagtttgtattttattttatttttttacacatttaagtgttttatatatatatatacacaccggTATATTCGAGAGTGCATGTGTTTCAAGGCTCTTAGACTGTTaggacacacatacatacagacatgcaggaaaaaaacaacaacaaaataaaaaaacaaaaaaaaacacacacagaagagagAGATGTAGAAGGAAAACacagaaggattttttttccttgattcTGATTTTCATGATGAAATGTAAACAGAAGCAGGTAGGCTGGATTGGTTTCTATGGGCAGCTGAGTGCCTTCATCGTCTCCCTCATCGTGGCAAGGTAAGCTTTAATGAATCtgactgcgtgtgtgtgtgtgtgcgagtgcatTACTGAGtatgcatgttttgtgtgtttttgtgcaaGAGACAGCACTTCTTCTGTCAATCTGTGCATTGCGTTTGGAACTTTATTCTGTAATTTactctctatttttatttaaacgtTGGAGATTATATTTCTTTGACTAAGTCTTTTGAGTTTATTGGCTTTAATAACCTCACTTCATGGCCATGCTTGTCAAGGTGTGCAGATGCATTTTCTAAGATGCTCAAGTGGATAATCATAGGTTTTTATCTCATCGGCACAATATCCTTTCTCGTCATCACACTCACTATCATCAACGTCATCCCGTCATCAATAGGtaagaaaaatgcttttctcCGCCACTTCTTTGTCGTTTATACATGAAATTTCATTTGTATcatcattgcattttttttctggcgcttgttataattttttcttttccttttcattatttcattttcttttctttttctgtcttttctctttctgtctgctattttttcgttcttttcatTGCTTCATCAAAtcagtttcctttctttgtttcctatttttgttgtgtttgttttattaagtaCATTCGCTTTCCTTGTGTTTTATTGTCGATCTCATATAACTTACATGGCTGATATGATGCCCATAGCACTTCTGTACACGTTTACCATCGTGGGCGTCACCGTCCTCAACGCAGCATCGCCGCTGATCTTTGAACTCTCCTGTGAGCTGGCGTACCCGACAGGGGAGGGCACCACAAGCGGGATACTCAGTGTGGCTGAAAAcctcgtcatcgtcatcttcctTTTCGTTATGATGATACCTAGCGTCGGTAAGTCAGAAGACTTGGACGGATAGGGGGCGGAgtggggaggaagagggagatAAGCTGGAAGGGTTCAATATAATATCGCTCTAACGAACACTTCCATGACTCCCTGAAGACTGAGCTGTTAATTTCCGTAACCATCAACTATACTTCATAAAGATTATCTAaaggtggaagcattttcccAAAAAATAAAGCAACTAATCATCAGTACTTCCTTAGAGATGTTCCACATAAATTTTATACGAATTTCTTTCTCAGGCACAATTCACATGtgaatatattatattttatctgAACTTCCTTCTCAGACAATTTTTGGTGAGAATTTTGAGGGCCATTAAGGGCTTATGCTTAATGTCCTCATGAAACCCTAGACTTTCTTTTTGCTGCATAGATGATCACATGTGGATGTATATTTTTGATACCAGGCCACTCAAGCAGATAATATCTTGGGCTATTCGTACATTGGTGTTACAAGCACTGTATAGTCTTCTAACAAACCTTTTGTTGATAGCCGTGAACTCATTGTATCCCACCTTGCCAGTTCAACTGATAAAGCACCccgactttttctttttttctttttacaggcACGATGTGGACCAACTGGACTATAGTTGGATCTTCTGGATTGAGTCTGCTGCTCTTGCTGTTTTTGAAGGAGAAATACAACCGCCTTGAAATCGACAAAAAATTTACTGCCGAGCAGATGGAGCAGTGCAATCATGGTTGTACAGAGTGATGGTGTATTCAAACCTTCTACCACGAGGCCAACTATAGGCAGGTGCCTAAGGTGCAAGCACTGACAGGCGTGCAGAGATGGTCTGCGTTTGTTTTTTGAATGATAAGACACTGCTTAAATGATTGTTTACAATTCATGTAAAGTACTGCTGTGTAAAgtctattatttatttctaactAACAAATCATACAGACTGTCTTCCTAAAGCTGAATATAGTCATGCCATTAAGTCAGCAGTACGCTCTGTTCGAAACACACATTCATATTAATTTGCAATAAAGATTGCAATAATTCACACAAAACATGTGTCATcagatatgatgatgatgatgatgatgatgatgatgatgatgatgatgatgatgatgatgatgatgatgatgatgatgatgtagttttgtagcacgctagtatccgcatcacaaagatgcgctcaatgcgcggtgatcccagcagccaccaaactgcaggtcaaatgaaaacttcaaataaatttaaacaagtgagtcttaagatttttcttgaaagatgcaatactatcagactccttggtcgagaggagAAGCGAGTTCCataaaagcggggctacattggagaaggatctaaaaCCCGCTGTCTTCTTGTTGGAAAGAGAtcacagacaataataatacgATTGACCGATGTGATTTATTATGGAAACGAACTTTAAACTGCTGCTGTAAAGACAGCTGGGACCATCAAGGAAGACAACTGCTGTTCTCATCTCTCTTCATTTAACTACTGGGATAAAGACTGGGATTATTAAAGATGAGATCTCCTGATTTCCATCTCCTCTTTTTCATGTAAAtcgttttttctttccatttctcatTCCATGCATTTTCCTTGTTTTCCGAAGTACTGTCAGTGCCTTGAACTGTATGAGTGTAAAGTAAAGTGTGTACAAATGATTGCCTCGAATACAATCTCTGAAAACAATAATGCATGAATACAGCAATTCGCTATTCAGTAAAAGTTTTGTTCTTCATgattgtcacggaccagtccgtttTTCAGTGTTTGTTAACCCCTTTGTAACTGAATAGCTGGTGGAATAAGAAAAAGACTTAGAAGAATTTGCGAGTATGTTAGTGGGGAGGGTATCAATTTGTTCAAATGCCCACCACACCCCCTGCACGTGGGACGCTTGTCAAGCGACAGCTAGTTTAGAACTAAAAATAGATGGAGGGAAAAGATGAACCCATCCTCCGAACTGCGTGTTACCAAAGACTTATATATAGACCATTAGTCTTAGTTATAGATATTGTGCTGTCAGTTTATGATATTCTATGTTGAATAATTTATATcttaaaaattacagaaaatatgCAGCCATTGtataacaatttaaaatataaactttagTAATTGCTCCTTCCAGCTCCTTAAATCCTTTTTCTGGAACCGAAGACGAAGTTACAGATAAAGACCAATATTCTAATGTGATGTGGGTGGGGATTATTGTATAACCTAGAGGTGGGAAGGGTAGCGGTCAATCAATAAGGCCACCTAGTCACCTGTCTGGTGGGTCGCTACCGTCAAGCAGCAAGTACTGGTCGGTCATGTCCGACATGACACCTTGCTGAAAACGGCCCTCCAAGGTCACATTGAAGGGGGTCGACACATGGCAAACAAAAGACAAGCCGGGTGACTAACCTGAAGGAGTGGACAAACTGCTCATTAGGGGACCTTTTCTACTGAATTCATCTCTGCTGCGCTTCACTAGAACTCCCCAGCGACAGGTAACAATGCTCGCCACTTCTACGATAGATGAATGAAGTcagccatgttttttttttttcttgcctcaCCGACGTCTTCTTTCCACACACCCCTAGAAGACTGTCGTATCGGGCAACATGACTGAACCCTacctcctcccccccccacacacacacagacacaccaatagaatgaaaaaaacgaaataaagaGAGGGTTCTTTTATTCCGATCTTTGAGAAGGGGGTGTTGTTGGAAGGCGGTAGACAATAACGCTATAGTATTTTAATGCGATAGGGTGGGGATTATTGTATAGCTTGAAGGTGGGTAGCAGTCAACCAAGATATCGAAAGACCCCCAAACTTTGCTCTAATAAGAATTTGTGGGCGTCGCACGATTTGCGTTTTGTGCGCTACATCCAACGACTATTTATAAACAGCTCTTCATTACCAAAATCATTTCCGTCAGAGTGTGCAGACTGTCACCAAAGCTAGAACATGGCCTCATACAATCTTTCGGTTCACGTTTATTCACGTTTATCTCCTACCCCTCACCTATCTGCACGGCGCTATCAGTAGCAGGTAATCAAGTACTTCCAACCTGTAGGTATACTGTGGAGCCTAGCAGGCAATTAGCTTCATTACAACCAGTCAAACAGCGACTTTTGTTAGCTGCGGGCCACTTGACCGAAGGTCGCCGCAACGCCCCCATCACATCATCGACCTCTTTGTCAGCTGTACCACAATGTATAGTTAGTTTGTGGTACCACCAAAGACTGGCCGGGGGTTAAACCACACGTCCGGTTAAACCACACGGGGGTTAAACCCGTTAAACCACACGTCCGTGGTGTCACAGCCCAACGTCGTCTGCTAGAGGTGTCAGGGGAAATCACTCCATGGCGCTGCTCGTCAGTTTTGAGTTGAGTGTGCCACGAATTGACAGGAAAGGCTGAAAAGGCAACTAATTTTACTGATTCTTTACCCTTTTCCTCTGAATGTGAGTGTGGATgggcgtgtgagtgtgtgggggTCATGAATGGGCGGATGTATGCGCGGACTGATATGGTTGTGCGTCTTCGTGGAGTGGAGCTTTACAGCTGCAAGGTGCAAGATGCAGGTGAGGTTGGTAATGGtagattttgttgctgttggcttAATATGATTATCCTTAGAGGAACATTCTCAAGTACGATATAACGTTGCAGCCTTTTGTGTTTCGTTGCCTATCCTGTTATACCTGTTATAAGTGGgctaaaaataatataattacatTCATGTAAAGTGACGCTTATTG
The Pomacea canaliculata isolate SZHN2017 linkage group LG2, ASM307304v1, whole genome shotgun sequence genome window above contains:
- the LOC112556654 gene encoding disrupted in renal carcinoma protein 2-like, which translates into the protein MYKTDTDPLLGNRPGKSAQKVSDHVSPVADYASVNSEISHHHCQSCSRTSHSDVLRVSDLSTPPGELRVYKRRWYILIMYSLVSATQCGVCYTFGPIAASTEEAFGWTDATIALLNNWPPIVYLIVGVVFSWLLDVKGLRISCLLMGLFVAIGTTLRCITMEPPAVTWLMNIGQLLTGLAGPVAMAAPPYLSVTWFPPHERTTATAVGCSFASIGIAVSFILGPELIPDVPFNATNSSINQFSGFQFKENKIFHDNSTSWIPWTESFPTTEASGGQRILQEKKAIQLYMYIVAGWSIGLFLIMLIYFPNKPPHPPSASASIQRTRFLAGLKHLSRRGQFWLVCSVNCIAMGVLGAWNGVLDVVLKPHGIGEKQVGWIGFYGQLSAFIVSLIVARCADAFSKMLKWIIIGFYLIGTISFLVITLTIINVIPSSIALLYTFTIVGVTVLNAASPLIFELSCELAYPTGEGTTSGILSVAENLVIVIFLFVMMIPSVGTMWTNWTIVGSSGLSLLLLLFLKEKYNRLEIDKKFTAEQMEQCNHGCTE